A region of Piscinibacter gummiphilus DNA encodes the following proteins:
- a CDS encoding CorA family divalent cation transporter, with amino-acid sequence MRIFHILPDQFTELAELPAQLPATGYLWVGSARREFEVSTPTLQAALQRWTGGQLVDLHIADLLNSQLPSHFDYTSWYDLMVFRRLAAGAGTNGLFLDETTGTHSSAKKALAAIDTSPVGFAVFDGVLITVHPTDCMVRDFFANKLQQMTVGAEPRQDQRPALMRLPTTPADLMLRMINHMVDSYLELRRLLTKQLDQLQQELLNPRSHFDSWQVFLDSRNALHLLEDTCEDQRSAIVEWIDALDEWPGEADPQATRERELLRVRSRDVLEHIERVLAHVRRLESSAEAAVQMHFSAQSNRTNDIMRTLTVLTAIFMPLNLITGFFGMNFDALPLIHSSTGVWAATVVMVLVGIALGWFFWRKRYLSTSRRP; translated from the coding sequence ATGCGCATCTTCCACATCCTGCCCGACCAGTTCACCGAACTCGCCGAGCTGCCCGCCCAGCTGCCGGCCACCGGCTACCTGTGGGTGGGCTCGGCCCGTCGCGAGTTCGAGGTCAGCACGCCCACGCTGCAGGCGGCGCTGCAGCGCTGGACGGGCGGGCAGCTGGTGGACCTGCACATCGCCGACCTGCTCAACAGCCAGCTGCCGTCCCACTTCGACTACACCTCGTGGTACGACCTGATGGTGTTCCGCCGGCTCGCGGCCGGCGCGGGCACCAACGGCCTGTTCCTCGACGAGACCACCGGCACGCACAGCTCTGCCAAGAAAGCACTCGCCGCCATCGACACCAGCCCGGTGGGCTTCGCGGTGTTCGACGGCGTGCTGATCACCGTGCACCCCACCGATTGCATGGTGCGCGATTTCTTCGCGAACAAGCTGCAGCAGATGACCGTGGGCGCGGAACCCCGGCAGGACCAGCGCCCCGCGCTGATGCGCCTGCCCACCACGCCGGCCGACCTGATGCTGCGCATGATCAACCACATGGTCGACAGCTACCTCGAGCTGCGCCGGCTGCTCACGAAGCAGCTCGACCAGCTGCAGCAGGAGCTGCTGAACCCGCGCAGCCACTTCGACAGCTGGCAGGTGTTCCTCGATTCGCGCAACGCGCTGCACCTGCTGGAAGACACCTGCGAGGACCAGCGCAGCGCGATCGTCGAGTGGATCGACGCACTCGATGAATGGCCGGGCGAGGCCGACCCGCAGGCCACGCGAGAGCGCGAGCTGCTGCGGGTGCGCTCGCGCGACGTGCTCGAGCACATCGAGCGCGTGCTGGCCCACGTGCGTCGGCTCGAGTCGTCGGCCGAGGCCGCGGTGCAGATGCACTTCTCGGCCCAGAGCAACCGCACGAACGACATCATGCGCACGCTCACCGTGCTGACCGCCATCTTCATGCCGCTGAACCTGATCACCGGGTTCTTCGGCATGAACTTCGACGCACTGCCACTCATCCACAGCAGCACCGGCGTGTGGGCGGCCACGGTGGTGATGGTGCTCGTGGGCATCGCGCTCGGGTGGTTCTTCTGGCGCAAGCGGTACCTGAGCACCTCGCGGCGGCCCTGA
- a CDS encoding DUF2855 family protein has translation MDILCHTFAVDRGDLSRTAVLSNTEAPPAPGEVVLRVDTFALTANNTTYADLGDQLGYWRFFPAEAPWGVVPAWGFADVIASACDGIAPGERLYGYWPMATHARLTPVRLTPDSLVDATGHRQALPAAYNLYLRTSGDPAWRPDLEAIQALLRPVFITSFLIDDLLGDVTPPPEQVVLTSASSKTALGLAWLLQQRGMAVAGLTSAANLAFVQGLGCFGTVLPYDRLDALPRGLCSATVDFAGSGTLRQRVRDHLDDPSAWRLAVGFTHRDATPEAHPPPFFSAADRLRQRGRDWGRDEIARRVADRWADFAPWVAQRLTVQAGRGLADVEAVYRQLLAGGVPANVGHVLSPAA, from the coding sequence ATGGACATCCTCTGCCACACGTTCGCCGTCGACCGCGGCGACCTCTCGCGCACCGCGGTGCTGTCGAACACCGAAGCGCCCCCGGCCCCCGGCGAGGTGGTGCTGAGGGTCGACACCTTCGCGCTGACCGCGAACAACACCACGTACGCCGACCTCGGCGACCAGCTCGGCTACTGGCGCTTCTTCCCCGCCGAGGCACCGTGGGGCGTGGTCCCCGCCTGGGGATTCGCCGACGTGATCGCATCGGCGTGCGACGGCATCGCACCCGGTGAACGGCTCTACGGCTACTGGCCCATGGCCACGCACGCGCGGCTCACGCCGGTGCGCCTGACCCCCGACAGCCTGGTCGACGCCACCGGACACCGGCAGGCGCTGCCCGCGGCCTACAACCTGTACCTGCGCACGTCGGGCGACCCGGCCTGGCGCCCGGACCTGGAGGCCATCCAGGCGCTGCTGCGCCCGGTGTTCATCACGTCGTTCCTGATCGACGACCTGCTCGGCGACGTCACGCCGCCGCCCGAGCAGGTGGTGCTGACCAGCGCGTCGAGCAAGACGGCCCTCGGCCTCGCGTGGCTGCTGCAGCAGCGGGGCATGGCCGTGGCCGGGCTCACGTCGGCGGCGAACCTCGCGTTCGTCCAGGGCCTCGGCTGTTTCGGCACGGTGCTGCCCTACGACCGGCTCGACGCGCTGCCGCGCGGCCTGTGTTCCGCCACGGTGGACTTCGCCGGCAGCGGCACACTGCGCCAGCGCGTGCGGGACCACCTCGACGATCCGTCGGCCTGGCGCCTCGCCGTGGGCTTCACGCACCGCGACGCCACGCCCGAGGCCCACCCGCCCCCGTTCTTCTCGGCGGCGGACCGGCTGCGCCAGCGCGGGCGCGACTGGGGACGCGACGAGATCGCGCGGCGCGTGGCCGACCGCTGGGCGGACTTCGCGCCATGGGTGGCGCAACGGCTCACCGTGCAGGCCGGCCGGGGCCTGGCGGACGTGGAGGCGGTGTACCGGCAGTTGCTGGCCGGCGGCGTGCCCGCGAACGTCGGGCACGTGCTGTCGCCAGCAGCCTAG
- the ybeY gene encoding rRNA maturation RNase YbeY: protein MARPDLSLSLQFADPRHRAHLPRHKVIRWIRAALESPAEITVRIVDAEEGQALNRDFRQKDYATNVLTFDYSHEPVVVADLILCAPVVETEAAAEKVTLEAHYAHLLVHGTLHAQGYDHEADDEAEVMEARETEVLADLGFADPYRRR from the coding sequence ATGGCACGCCCCGACCTCTCCCTGTCCCTTCAGTTCGCCGACCCGCGCCACCGCGCGCACCTGCCGCGGCACAAGGTGATCCGCTGGATCCGCGCCGCGCTCGAGTCGCCGGCCGAGATCACCGTGCGCATCGTCGACGCCGAGGAAGGCCAGGCGCTCAACCGCGACTTCCGCCAGAAGGACTACGCCACCAACGTGCTGACGTTCGACTACAGCCACGAGCCCGTGGTGGTGGCGGACCTGATCCTGTGCGCGCCGGTGGTCGAGACCGAGGCGGCCGCCGAGAAGGTGACGCTCGAGGCCCATTACGCCCACCTGCTGGTGCACGGCACGTTGCATGCGCAGGGGTACGACCACGAAGCGGACGACGAGGCCGAGGTGATGGAAGCGCGCGAAACCGAGGTGCTCGCGGACCTCGGCTTCGCCGACCCCTATCGCCGCCGCTAG
- a CDS encoding PhoH family protein: MILRHEFLPVDNNRLSHLCGSMDGHLRDMETVLGVSISRRNEFFRVEGPKVSAERAMALLQALYARADAPIPHEEFQLSLMDTERGRPPKADGRDTGPALRTRRADLIGRTDNQRLYLNNIQQHDITFGIGPAGTGKTFLAVACAVDALERSAVQRIILSRPAVEAGERLGFLPGDLSQKVDPYLRPLYDALYDLMGFDKVGRAFEKGQIEIAPLAFMRGRTLNHAFVILDEAQNTTREQMKMFLTRLGFGSRCVVTGDVSQIDLPRGVDSGLIDAERVLRRVRGVATTRFTSADVVRHPLVARIVEAYDIASSDRN, from the coding sequence GTGATCCTGCGCCACGAGTTCCTTCCCGTCGACAACAACCGGCTCTCGCACCTGTGCGGCAGCATGGACGGCCACCTCCGCGACATGGAGACGGTGCTCGGCGTCAGCATCTCCCGGCGCAACGAGTTCTTCCGCGTCGAGGGGCCCAAGGTGTCGGCCGAGCGGGCGATGGCGCTGCTGCAGGCGCTCTACGCCCGCGCCGACGCGCCCATCCCGCACGAGGAGTTCCAGCTCTCGCTGATGGACACCGAGCGCGGCCGCCCCCCGAAGGCCGACGGACGCGACACCGGCCCGGCGCTGCGCACCCGGCGCGCCGACCTGATCGGCCGCACCGACAACCAGCGGCTGTACCTGAACAACATCCAGCAGCACGACATCACGTTCGGCATCGGCCCGGCCGGCACCGGCAAGACCTTCCTCGCGGTGGCGTGCGCGGTGGACGCGCTCGAACGCAGCGCGGTGCAGCGCATCATCCTGTCGCGCCCGGCCGTCGAGGCGGGCGAGCGGCTCGGCTTCCTGCCGGGCGACCTCTCGCAGAAGGTCGACCCGTACCTGCGCCCGTTGTACGACGCGCTGTACGACCTGATGGGCTTCGACAAGGTGGGCCGGGCGTTCGAGAAGGGCCAGATCGAGATCGCCCCGCTCGCGTTCATGCGCGGCCGCACGCTGAACCACGCGTTCGTGATCCTCGACGAGGCGCAGAACACCACCCGCGAGCAGATGAAGATGTTCCTCACCCGGCTCGGCTTCGGCAGCCGCTGCGTGGTCACCGGCGACGTGAGCCAGATCGACCTGCCCCGCGGCGTCGACAGCGGCCTGATCGACGCCGAGCGCGTGCTGCGCCGCGTGCGCGGCGTGGCCACCACCCGCTTCACGTCCGCCGACGTCGTGCGCCACCCGCTCGTGGCGCGCATCGTCGAGGCCTACGACATCGCCTCCAGCGACCGCAACTGA